One Natator depressus isolate rNatDep1 chromosome 3, rNatDep2.hap1, whole genome shotgun sequence DNA segment encodes these proteins:
- the LOC141984000 gene encoding trace amine-associated receptor 9-like, translating to MNSTFVDNEDLQYCFENMNESCYKTPLSSGLRVSLYIVLGLLVIFTVGGNLMVVVSIVYFKQLHSPTHFLIASLACADFGLGLTVLPFSTVRSVETCWYFGEIFCRFHSCLDVSLCQASIFHLCFISVDRYVAVNNPLIYPIKFTVPVSGMFIAVAWIFSLVFNFSVVFTGSNDKEMQELVNGLSCAGSCQIILNKMWVVVSSLLYFIPFSAMIVLYGRIFAVAKQQVRMIEMMSNNTQSSNNYSDRVGRRERKAAKTLGIPVIAFLVFWSPYLIIATIDAFLNFIIPPLIFDIAIWFAYSNSAINPLIYSVFYPWFRKAMKVIVSCKIFHLDCSTMSLFSE from the coding sequence ATGAACTCAACTTTTGTTGATAACGAAGATTTGCAATACTGCTTTGAGAACATGAATGAATCTTGCTATAAAACACCATTGTCTTCTGGACTCCGAGTATCTTTGTATAttgtgcttggtttgctggtgatTTTTACAGTAGGTGGAAATCTAATGGTAGTTGTTTCCATTGTTTATTTTAAGCAGCTTCACTCACCTACACATTTTTTGATTGCCTCCTTGGCATGTGCTGACTTTGGTTTGGGTCTGACTGTGTTACCCTTTAGCACTGTAAGATCTGTTGAAACATGCTGGTATTTTGGGGAAATATTCTGTAGATTTCACTCTTGTTTAGATGTATCTTTGTGCCAAGCATCAATATTTCACTTGTGTTTCATCTCTGTTGATCGATATGTTGCTGTCAACAACCCTTTAATTTATCCCATCAAGTTCACAGTGCCAGTTTCAGGAATGTTCATAGCTGTTGCCTGGATATTTTCATTAGTATTCAATTTTTCTGTTGTCTTCACTGGGTCTAATGACAAAGAGATGCAAGAATTAGTAAATGGCCTCTCCTGTGCAGGGAGTTGTCAGATTATCTTAAATAAAATGTGGGTGGTTGTATCCTCTCTCCTTTATTTCATACCTTTCTCTGCAATGATAGTGCTTTACGGCAGGATCTTtgctgtggctaaacaacaagtTAGAATGATAGAGATGATGAGCAACAACACCCAGTCATCTAATAATTACAGTGATAGAGTTGGCAGAAGAGAGAGGAAAGCTGCTAAAACCCTGGGTATACCTGTGATTGCTTTCTTGGTATTCTGGTCACCTTATTTGATAATTGCAACAATTGATGCTTTCCTCAACTTCATAATTCCACCCCTTATCTTTGACATTGCGATTTGGTTTGCTTATTCCAATTCTGCCATTAATCCTTTGATTTACTCTGTCTTTTATCCTTGGTTTCGAAAAGCAATGAAAGTGATTGTGAGCTGTAAAATCTTCCACCTTGATTGCTCAACAATGAGTTTGTTTTCTGAATGA